From the genome of Anoplopoma fimbria isolate UVic2021 breed Golden Eagle Sablefish chromosome 1, Afim_UVic_2022, whole genome shotgun sequence, one region includes:
- the LOC129103164 gene encoding endonuclease domain-containing 1 protein-like yields the protein MQTLVTLCALLSLLFSVHADVVERFEDVPECMSYFYKEKVPELGASTPGAAHLCQRFSNRFYFATLYDTNHRIAVYSAYHFQPSNGGGREKRWFVEPQLVNKSWQAEMKDGYWLGKDYPGVYQGEKQALNEDYTHSGFDRGHLNPNGHHAVPSRNATFTLTNVVPQNRKLNQNAWRIHESQLTDLFRAKCSKAFVLVGAVPSKDNWIVKNNVKRVNIPDYIWNAYCCVDNNGRPVESGAGTARNTEDNWVEKLSLDELGEFFQQFSNQPVGELFYNNCRV from the exons ATGCAAACCTTGGTGACGTTGTGCGCTCTTCTCTCGCTCCTCTTCTCTGTTCATGCAGATGTTGTGGAGCGTTTTGAG GATGTGCCAGAATGCATGAGTTACTTCTATAAAGAGAAGGTGCCAGAGTTGGGGGCTTCTACACCCGGTGCTGCCCATCTCTGTCAGCGCTTCAGCAACAG GTTCTACTTCGCCACGCTGTACGACACAAACCATCGCATCGCCGTCTACTCTGCCTATCACTTCCAGCCCAGCAACGGAGGCGGCAGGGAGAAAAGGTGGTTTGTAGAGCCTCAG CTGGTGAACAAGTCCTGGCAAGCAGAGATGAAGGACGGTTACTGGCTGGGGAAGGACTACCCTGGGGTCTACCAAGGAGAGAAACAGGCTCTGAATGAGGATTACACTCACTCCGGCTTCGACCGAGGTCACCTCAACCCCAACGGACACCACGCAG TCCCTAGCCGCAATGCCACCTTCACCTTGACCAACGTGGTCCCTCAGAACCGCAAGCTGAACCAGAACGCCTGGAGGATCCACGAGTCCCAGCTCACCGACCTTTTCCGGGCCAAGTGCTCTAAGGCCTTCGTGCTGGTCGGCGCCGTTCCCTCCAAAGACAACTGGATCGTGAAAAACAACGTGAAGCGTGTCAACATCCCGGACTACATTTGGAACGCCTACTGCTGTGTGGACAACAATGGTCGACCCGTTGAGAGCGGCGCTGGCACCGCAAGGAACACGGAGGACAACTGGGTGGAGAAGCTCTCATTGGATGAACTGGGAGAATTCTTCCAGCAGTTCTCTAATCAGCCAGTAGGGGAGCTGTTTTACAACAACTGCAGGGTgtaa
- the LOC129091711 gene encoding endonuclease domain-containing 1 protein-like, which produces MALKIQPLHPEAKTPVLGSSGAAGFDVFCAGAPILRPGPDVVKRFEDVPECLKYFYQGKVPELGASTPDFDHICQRFSNTFHFATLYDTNHRIAVYSAYQFQHSDGGGRENRWFVEPQLVNKSWKAEMEEGGLLEKDYPGVYQGAKQALNEDYTGSGFDRGHLNPNGHHAVPSRNATFTLTNVVPQNRKLNQNAWSTYESDLTKLFRSHNCFVLVGAVPSKDNWIVKNNVNRVNIPDYIWNAYCCVDNNGRPVESGAGTARNTEDNLVEKLSLEKLGEFLREKYNKEVGELFDNNCKAKDIEKKG; this is translated from the exons ATGGCACTAAAGATACAGCCACTGCACCCCGAGGCAAAGACCCCTGTTCTAGGGAGCAGTGGGGCCGCAGGATTTGACGTTTTCTGTGCCGGAGCACCTATCCTCAGACCAGGACCGG ATGTTGTGAAGCGTTTTGAG GATGTGCCAGAATGTTTGAAATACTTCTATCAAGGGAAGGTGCCAGAGTTGGGGGCTTCTACACCCGATTTTGACCATATCTGTCAGCGCTTCAGCAACAC GTTCCACTTCGCCACCCTGTATGACACAAACCATCGCATCGCCGTCTACTCTGCCTATCAATTCCAGCACAGTGACGGAGGCGGCAGGGAGAATAGGTGGTTTGTAGAGCCTCAG CTGGTGAACAAGTCCTGGAaagcagagatggaggaaggggGCTTGCTGGAGAAGGACTACCCTGGGGTCTACCAAGGAGCGAAACAGGCTCTGAATGAGGATTACACTGGCTCCGGCTTCGACCGAGGTCACCTCAACCCCAATGGACACCACGCAG TCCCTAGCCGCAATGCCACCTTCACCCTGACCAACGTGGTCCCTCAGAACCGCAAGCTGAACCAGAACGCCTGGAGCACCTACGAGTCCGATCTCACCAAACTTTTCCGATCTCACAACTGCTTCGTGCTGGTCGGCGCCGTTCCCTCCAAAGACAACTGGATCGTGAAAAACAACGTGAACCGTGTCAACATCCCGGACTACATTTGGAACGCCTACTGCTGTGTGGACAACAATGGTCGACCCGTTGAGAGCGGCGCTGGCACCGCGAGGAACACGGAGGACAACCTGGTGGAGAAGCTCTCACTGGAGAAACTGGGAGAATTCCTCCGTGAGAAATACAATAAGGAAGTAGGGGAGCTGTTTGACAACAACTGCAAGGCGAAAGATATAGAAAAAAAGGGATGA
- the zgc:162193 gene encoding TRPM8 channel-associated factor homolog, which produces MSKQRVQNHQKGAYMSLMRGLRELDLRGPCVPSDLVLIGDYAFPLAMNSQSQVLMAASLYGRGRIVVLGHEGYLTAFPALVENALTWLRGDGSDNLSVGVHKNIKGVADNLSKSSFQVSVVGAFTDNREVGVYVTDAYCVGADEKDLVAFLKAGGGVLIAGQAWNWAHNNPKENPILCFPGNKVSAVAGIYFTKHYGKVEILDVSPEIPSSWMALRVGKDFTDDLEFLLQGISEFDLGGLLASEALVHGPLAFPIGSNEDKQAFLAGAYYGKGRVIVISHEAPLKSKELALFWKNAIGWLDQGRKGSVGVMPNLKLLKESEIKYEETKLRKDLSVFVSTLYSDDGAEEIQNFVAEGGGLLIGGHSWHWAQTHRGQNPMTDYPGNKILNKMGLSMLPATISEGLYKAPVPNQVNKDTNHFQSVLRLFAGHVFQDKELTEDQVEHLKKLSLDCANYLNMKAYDSYSYTQMLSILTDIVKSAGMPQVSERNPVKSPKDHLLLSVGSTLYSVSPDRDALLPYLIKDKPSMPTVENQRIKINVNTAEEEEWISTGLYLSPGMRTEIIMPANMVNKSWKIQISSQSDYLKHEELKRAASVCEHFPVTSEKIKVWNLWGGLIYLVAPPNTKVAGAEVIVPMAVTAPYYKSGVTTAADWLSLRKAPSPWAELEFDNIIFTVPSDLVRDLESLDKLEALWNNIMKGIADLAVIPHKFPRKERMVADVQISHGGMHAGYPVMIHLPKAPELLKPDDARTKGLWGQIHELGHNQQRSCWEFPPNTTECTCNLWSVYVHEELLGLSKEKAHPNMTLTKRKNRNDKYVKGGKKLSDWTLWTALETYMQLQEKFGWDAFKKVFAAYHEIRNYPSDNPGKMNLYAVTFSQTVGMNLSAFFKSWGWPIETATEEKLSNLPSWCDHPMVKYD; this is translated from the exons ATGTCCAAGCAGCGCGTCCAAAACCACCAAAAAGGGGCCTATATGTCCCTGATGAGAGGTTTGAGGGAGCTTGACCTCCGTGGCCCCTGTGTCCCCAGTGACCTGGTGCTGATTGGAGACTATGCCTTTCCTTTAGCAATGAACAGCCAAAGCCAGGTCCTGATGGCAGCCTCTCTGTACGGCCGTGGGAGGATCGTGGTCCTGGGTCACGAGGGATACCTGACGGCCTTTCCTGCTCTGGTAGAAAACGCTCTGACCTGGCTGAGAGGAGATGGATCTGACAACCTGTCTGTAGGTGTCCACAAAAACATCAAGGGAGTCGCTGATAACCTCAGCAAGTCCAGCTTCCAAGTCTCAGTTGTTGGGGCCTTTACTGATAATCGGGAGGTTGGTGTGTACGTGACGGACGCCTACTGCGTTGGTGCAGACGAGAAGGACCTGGTGGCTTTTCTGAAAGCTGGAGGAGGAGTGCTGATAGCAGGGCAGGCATGGAACTGGGCTCACAATAACCCTAAGGAGAACCCAATTCTATGCTTTCCAGGGAATAAAGTGTCTGCTGTGGCTGGGATCTACTTTACTAAGCACTATGGGAAGGTAGAGATCCTGGATGTCAGCCCAGAGATCCCATCCTCATGGATGGCTTTACG TGTTGGTAAGGATTTTACAGATGACCTAGAGTTCTTACTCCAGGGTATTTCAGAGTTTGACCTCGGGGGTCTTTTAGCTTCTGAGGCTCTGGTCCACGGCCCGCTAGCGTTCCCCATTGGTTCCAACGAGGATAAACAGGCATTCCTGGCAGGAGCCTACTACGGGAAGGGACGAGTCATTGTGATCTCACATGAAGCTCCTCTGAAATCAAAG GAACTGgctctattttggaaaaatgccATTGGTTGGCTGGACCAAGGCCGGAAGGGGTCCGTCGGTGTTATGCCAAACCTCAAACTTCTGAAGGAGTCAGAGATAAAGTATGAGGAGACGAAATTAAGGAAAGACCTGAGTGTATTTGTTAGTACACTGTACAGCGACGATGGTGCGGAGGAAATCCAAAACTTTgtggcagagggaggaggtctgCTGATTGGTGGGCACTCGTGGCACTGGGCCCAAACTCACCGTGGGCAAAACCCAATGACAGATTACCCAG GAAACAAGATCCTGAACAAAATGGGTTTGAGCATGTTGCCGGCAACCATTAGTGAAGGCCTCTACAAGGCCCCTGTGCCTAACCAGGTCAACAAAGACACCAACCACTTCCAGTCTGTCCTTCGTCTCTTTGCCGGTCATGTTTTCCAGGATAAAGAACTTACAGAGGATCAGGTTGAACACCTTAAGAAACTGAGCCTGGATTGCGCCAACTACTTGAACATGAAGGCTTATGACAGCTACTCCTACACACAGATGCTGTCCATCCTCACTGACATAGTGAAGTCCGCAGGCATGCCACAG GTGAGTGAGAGGAACCCTGTGAAGAGCCCCAAAGACCACCTACTCCTCAGTGTAGGGTCAACGTTATACAGTGTGTCCCCAGATCGTGATGCCCTCCTGCCCTACCTCATCAAGGATAAACCTTCGATGCCAACAGTGGAAAACCAAAGGATCAAGATTAATGTTAACACAGCAG aagaggaggagtggaTCAGTACAGGCCTGTACCTCTCTCCTGGTATGAGGACCGAGATCATCATGCCAGCAAACATGGTCAACAAGAGCTGGAAG ATCCAGATCAGTTCTCAGTCAGACTACCTGAAACATGAAGAGTTGAAGAGAGCAGCGTCTGTTTGCGAGCATTTTCCTGTAACCTCAGAGAAGATAAAGGTGTGGAACCTGTGGGGGGGACTCATCTACCTGGTGGCACCGCCCAACACAAAGGTGGCGGGGGCGGAGGTCATAGTGCCGATGGCTGTAACTGCTCCTTATTACAAGTctg GTGTCACCACAGCAGCTGATTGGTTGTCGCTGCGTAAAGCTCCCTCCCCCTGGGCAGAGTTGGAGTTTGACAACATCATCTTCACCGTACCTTCAGACCTTGTTCGAGACCTGGAGAGCCTTGATAAGTTGGAAGCACTTTGGAACAACATCATGAAGGGCATCGCTGATCTGGCTGTCATACCACACAAATTTCCCCGCAAAGAACGCATGGTAGCAGACGTGCAGATTTCTCATG GTGGGATGCACGCAGGCTATCCTGTGATGATACACTTACCTAAAGCACCTGAGCTTCTCAAACCAGACGATGCAAGAACCAAGGGCCTGTGGGGACAAATCCACGAACTGGGACACAACCAACAGAGAAGCTGCTGGGAGTTCCCACCAAACACCACTGAGTGCACGTGCAACCTGTGGTCAGTGTATGTGCACGAAGAGTTGCTGGGGCTGAGCAAGGAAAAG GCTCATCCAAATATGACCTTGACAAAGCGGAAGAACCGTAATGACAAGTATGTTAAAGGGGGCAAGAAGCTCAGCGACTGGACCCTATGGACAGCCCTGGAAACATACATGCAG CTCCAGGAGAAGTTTGGCTGGGACGCCTTTAAGAAGGTGTTTGCTGCGTACCACGAGATAAGGAACTATCCCAGTGACAACCCTGGAAAGATGAACCTGTACGCTGTGACTTTCTCCCAGACTGTGGGGATGAACCTGTCTGCGTTCTTTAAGTCCTGGGGCTGGCCCATAGAAACAGCCACTGAGGAGAAACTCTCCAACCTGCCTTCCTGGTGCGACCACCCCATGGTCAAATATGATTAA